CTCGATGCCGTCGAAGCCGATCCTGCGGCAGTCCGACAGGCAGTCGTCAAGCGTGAGATGGGCGCCGATGCTCTGGTCGTCGTCATTCGACCAGGCGATGGGATTGGTTCCGTAAAGGATCATGTCGGTCTCCTAGTCGAAGGTCCGCTGCCGGGCGGCGTTCGTGGTGTATCTCTCGCGGGCCTGTTCCAGCCGTTCGGGGCCGCCCGCCTGCGGGACGGCGACGTCCCACCAGTGGCCGCCAGCGCCGGTGCCGGGGGTGGCGTCGGTGTCGATGACGATGACGGTGGGACGGTCACGGCCGCGGGCGGCGACGATCCTCGCCTCGAGATCCGCGATGTCCGAAGCCTTCTCGGCATGGGCGCCCATCGCGGCGGCATGGGCGACGAAGTCGATCCCGGGCTGTGCCTCGACGTTCGAATGGGCATACATGTTGTTGAACTCGGCCCCGCCACATTCCTGCTGCAGCCGGTTGATGCATCCGTAGCCGCGGTTGTCGGTCAGCACCACCGTGAAGGGCACGCGCCGCATCACGGCCGTGGCGAGTTCCGAATTCGCCATCATGTAGCTGCCGTCGCCGACGAAGCAGATCACCTCCTTCCCGGGGGCCGCCAGCGCGATGCCCATGGCGCCCGCCACCTCGTAGCCCATGCAGGAATAGCCGTATTCCATGTGGTAGCCGCCGGGAGCCGCGCGCCAGAGCACCTGCAGCGCCCCCGGCATGGTGCCCGCCGCGCACATCGCCACCGTCCGCTCCCTCGCCACCCGCTGCACCGCGCCGATCACCTGCGCGTCGGTGGGCAGCCGGTTGCCGGGCGGCGGCGGCGCGGTGACCCGGCCCGCGGCCGCGAACCACGCCTCGCGGGCGGCAAAGTCCGGATCGCTCCACCGCCGGTCGCCCAGCGCCTCGGACAGCCGCTCGACCGCCACGCGCGCATCCGCCACCAGCGGCAGCGCGCCATGCTTCTGCGCGTCGTAGGGGTGCAGGTTGACCGACACGAGCCGTCTCGCCGGATTGGCGAAGACGGTCCAACTGCCAGTGGTGAAGTCCTGGAAGCGCGTGCCGATCCCGAGGATCAGGTCGGCCTCGGCGCAAGCCTTGTTCCCGCAATCGCTGCCCGTGACGCCCGGCGAGCCGAAGTTCAGCGGCTCGCGCCAGTCGAGCGCGCCCTTGCCGGCCTGTGTCTCGACAAGGGGGATGTTGTGGCGTTCGGCGAAGGCCTTGAGGACCCCCTCGGCCCCGGAATAGAGCACG
This portion of the Rhodobacter sp. CZR27 genome encodes:
- the iolD gene encoding 3D-(3,5/4)-trihydroxycyclohexane-1,2-dione acylhydrolase (decyclizing); its protein translation is MTGVTGEAGAATRTVRLTAAQAMVRWLSVQMTEDGERFIEGVWAIFGHGNVAGIGEALHGIGDELPTWRGQNEQTMAHAAIAWAKTKRRRRAQAVTSSIGPGATNMVTAAALAHVNRLPVLFIPGDVFANRRPDPVLQQIEDFDDGTVSANDCFRPVVRYFDRIMRPEHLLTCLPRALAVMTDPANCGPVCLAFCQDVQAEAYDYPESFFVPRVWRIRRPEPDPVELAEVAALLKAAERPVIVAGGGVLYSGAEGVLKAFAERHNIPLVETQAGKGALDWREPLNFGSPGVTGSDCGNKACAEADLILGIGTRFQDFTTGSWTVFANPARRLVSVNLHPYDAQKHGALPLVADARVAVERLSEALGDRRWSDPDFAAREAWFAAAGRVTAPPPPGNRLPTDAQVIGAVQRVARERTVAMCAAGTMPGALQVLWRAAPGGYHMEYGYSCMGYEVAGAMGIALAAPGKEVICFVGDGSYMMANSELATAVMRRVPFTVVLTDNRGYGCINRLQQECGGAEFNNMYAHSNVEAQPGIDFVAHAAAMGAHAEKASDIADLEARIVAARGRDRPTVIVIDTDATPGTGAGGHWWDVAVPQAGGPERLEQARERYTTNAARQRTFD